In one window of Chryseobacterium sp. JV274 DNA:
- a CDS encoding LytR/AlgR family response regulator transcription factor produces MIENRTFAFIKTDKKLVKLFFKDINVIKGLGNYVEVHTVDHKRYIYYKTLKDLIATLPEEFMRVHNSYIVNLTNIESFEDNHLICGELKITVAKSYKECLHSALGKMML; encoded by the coding sequence ATGATAGAGAACCGGACATTTGCCTTCATTAAAACAGATAAAAAGCTGGTTAAGCTTTTCTTTAAAGATATTAATGTCATCAAGGGACTCGGAAATTATGTAGAAGTTCATACCGTAGACCATAAAAGATATATTTACTACAAAACACTTAAAGACCTTATTGCAACCCTTCCGGAAGAATTTATGCGGGTTCACAATTCATACATTGTCAATCTTACCAATATAGAATCTTTTGAAGACAATCACCTCATATGCGGCGAATTGAAAATTACCGTGGCCAAAAGTTATAAAGAATGTCTCCATTCTGCGCTCGGTAAAATGATGCTTTAA
- a CDS encoding DUF2255 family protein — protein MNKDSALDYIQNNSIIGVKAGLQRPDFLEIWMVVVQNRVFARSWGLAERSWYNTFLENPIGEIQCGKTIYSIKALIPQDINDLTEEINEAYLTKYNTGHNIPYSQGIIQEKHVARTMEFVILD, from the coding sequence ATGAATAAAGACAGTGCATTAGATTACATTCAAAACAATTCAATTATCGGAGTAAAAGCAGGACTTCAAAGACCGGACTTTCTGGAAATTTGGATGGTTGTTGTCCAGAACAGAGTATTTGCAAGATCATGGGGTCTCGCCGAAAGAAGCTGGTACAATACATTTTTAGAAAACCCGATAGGAGAGATCCAATGTGGTAAAACTATTTATTCCATAAAAGCGCTCATCCCACAAGATATCAATGATCTTACTGAGGAAATTAATGAAGCGTATTTAACAAAATACAATACCGGTCACAATATCCCATATTCACAGGGAATTATTCAGGAAAAACATGTTGCCAGAACAATGGAGTTCGTTATTCTGGATTAA
- a CDS encoding methyltransferase family protein, protein MADFIRFFIPLYFILFFAVSFVGISYKVAKQIGKSPNVLPRDDSAYGLVGLCFKIVLFALFMYVILLSFFYNDISSAFKINFLENITIQFTGFILMILALIWVITAQIQMKNSWRIGIDNTTKTDLVTRGLFRFSRNPIFLGMTVSLVGFFLVIPTVIALTFLLIGSILMQIQIRLEEEYLMKVHGQNYLTYKNRVKRMLSLY, encoded by the coding sequence ATGGCAGATTTTATCAGATTCTTTATTCCTTTATACTTCATACTTTTCTTTGCTGTTTCCTTTGTAGGTATCAGCTACAAAGTGGCAAAACAGATTGGTAAAAGCCCAAATGTTCTGCCCAGGGACGATTCTGCATATGGGCTTGTAGGGCTGTGTTTTAAGATCGTTTTATTCGCACTGTTTATGTATGTAATACTTCTTTCATTTTTTTATAACGATATTTCTTCTGCTTTTAAAATCAATTTTCTGGAGAATATTACCATTCAATTTACAGGATTTATTTTAATGATTCTGGCTTTAATTTGGGTGATCACAGCTCAGATTCAAATGAAAAACTCCTGGCGGATCGGAATTGATAATACAACAAAAACAGACTTGGTAACTCGTGGACTGTTCAGGTTTTCCAGGAATCCTATATTTCTGGGAATGACGGTAAGCCTTGTTGGTTTTTTCCTTGTTATCCCAACTGTCATTGCTCTGACTTTCCTTTTGATCGGAAGTATTTTGATGCAGATCCAGATACGCCTTGAAGAGGAGTATTTGATGAAAGTACACGGACAAAATTACCTGACCTATAAAAATAGGGTTAAACGTATGTTGAGCCTTTATTAA
- a CDS encoding 2,3,4,5-tetrahydropyridine-2,6-dicarboxylate N-succinyltransferase — MSLQQTIENIWDNRELLQNEDSQKAIREVISLVDKGELRTAEPTENGWQVNEWVKKAVVMYFPIQKMETIEVGPFEFHDKMPLKRNYAEKGVRVVPHAVAREGAYIAPGVILMPSYVNIGAYVDSGTMVDTWATVGSCAQIGKNVHLSGGVGIGGVLEPLQAAPVIIEDDCFIGSRCIVVEGVHVEKEAVLGANVVLTASTKIIDVTGDTPIEIKGRVPARSVVIPGSYTKQYPAGEYQVPCALIIGQRKESTDKKTSLNDALRENNVAV, encoded by the coding sequence ATGTCGTTACAACAAACTATTGAAAATATTTGGGATAATAGAGAACTATTACAAAATGAAGACAGCCAGAAGGCGATCAGAGAGGTTATTTCTTTAGTTGATAAAGGTGAACTTCGTACTGCTGAACCTACAGAAAACGGATGGCAGGTAAATGAATGGGTGAAAAAAGCTGTAGTAATGTATTTTCCGATCCAAAAAATGGAAACTATTGAAGTAGGTCCGTTTGAATTTCATGATAAAATGCCTTTGAAAAGAAACTATGCTGAAAAAGGGGTGAGAGTTGTACCACATGCAGTGGCAAGAGAAGGAGCTTACATTGCTCCGGGAGTTATTTTAATGCCATCTTACGTAAATATTGGAGCTTATGTAGACTCTGGAACGATGGTAGATACTTGGGCTACAGTAGGAAGCTGTGCACAGATCGGTAAAAATGTTCACCTGAGTGGTGGTGTAGGTATCGGTGGAGTATTGGAGCCGTTACAGGCAGCTCCGGTAATCATTGAAGATGACTGCTTTATCGGTTCAAGATGTATCGTTGTAGAAGGAGTTCATGTAGAAAAAGAAGCAGTATTGGGTGCAAACGTAGTATTGACAGCTTCTACAAAAATTATTGATGTTACAGGAGATACCCCTATCGAAATCAAAGGAAGAGTTCCTGCACGTTCAGTAGTAATTCCTGGAAGCTATACGAAACAATATCCGGCTGGAGAATATCAGGTTCCATGTGCATTGATCATTGGTCAGAGAAAAGAATCTACAGACAAGAAAACATCTCTGAATGATGCATTGAGAGAGAATAATGTAGCAGTTTAA
- a CDS encoding glycosyltransferase family 87 protein, whose product MKEKFLKILLNPKYIFGVYLIISVVTAISKYLRGDYAINNYLIFKNVFFNTIHQKNLFIHYPDLYFDLNHYGVFFSALIAPFAMMPDWLGISLWNIGNTFIFIYGIYKLPFSDSKKAIFGLLCLQEYITAALSLQFNVALTGLLLLSAVYIYERKEVKSVTAILIGIFVKIYGIVGLTQFFFIKNKVKFILSGIAIAVLFFVLPMAYSSPQFVIQCYSDWFQSIVEKNSENQVLGNMQDISLMGFVRRVLGDASISNLIFLAGGLPLFALPYIRIKQYKHYAFQLMILASTLLFLVLFSSSSESPTYIIAVVGVLIWFFLQKERTPLIIGLLVFVIIFTCFSTSDLFPKFVKENYIIKYSLKAVPCIVIWLRVTYELLTKDFEKNYSLN is encoded by the coding sequence TTGAAAGAAAAATTCCTTAAAATACTATTAAACCCTAAATATATATTTGGGGTTTATCTTATTATATCGGTTGTTACAGCAATTTCCAAATACCTGAGAGGAGATTATGCGATCAATAACTATCTGATTTTTAAAAATGTATTCTTTAATACCATCCATCAGAAAAATTTATTTATCCATTATCCCGATCTTTATTTTGATTTAAACCATTATGGCGTATTTTTCAGTGCATTGATTGCACCGTTTGCCATGATGCCGGATTGGCTGGGAATTTCACTATGGAATATTGGCAATACTTTTATCTTCATCTATGGTATTTATAAACTGCCTTTTTCAGATAGCAAGAAAGCTATTTTTGGATTGCTTTGTCTTCAGGAATACATTACAGCGGCTTTAAGTTTACAGTTCAATGTAGCACTTACAGGGCTTTTGCTGCTATCTGCAGTATACATTTACGAAAGAAAAGAAGTAAAATCAGTAACAGCCATTTTAATAGGAATATTCGTCAAAATCTACGGAATAGTAGGATTAACGCAGTTTTTCTTTATTAAAAATAAAGTCAAATTTATTCTTTCAGGAATAGCCATTGCAGTATTGTTTTTCGTACTTCCGATGGCGTATTCAAGCCCACAATTTGTGATTCAGTGCTATTCAGACTGGTTTCAGTCTATTGTAGAAAAAAACAGTGAAAATCAGGTATTGGGAAATATGCAGGATATCTCTCTGATGGGCTTTGTAAGAAGAGTTTTAGGAGATGCTTCCATTTCCAACCTTATATTTTTAGCAGGTGGATTACCTCTTTTTGCTTTACCTTATATCAGAATTAAGCAATACAAACACTATGCTTTCCAACTGATGATTCTGGCTTCAACCTTATTATTTTTAGTATTGTTCAGCTCCAGTTCAGAATCTCCAACCTATATTATTGCGGTTGTAGGAGTTCTGATATGGTTTTTCCTTCAGAAAGAAAGAACACCACTTATTATAGGATTGCTTGTTTTTGTTATTATTTTCACTTGTTTTTCCACTTCCGATCTATTCCCGAAATTTGTAAAAGAAAACTATATCATCAAATATTCATTAAAAGCTGTACCTTGTATTGTGATCTGGTTGAGAGTAACTTATGAACTCCTGACTAAAGATTTTGAGAAAAATTACAGCCTGAATTAA
- a CDS encoding glycosyltransferase family 2 protein, producing the protein MKKISIVIPAYNEEGNVAMIHQKIKEVFDGLHNYDFEIIFVNDGSRDNTQQKLEELSNQYDEVKFIEFSRNFGHQPAVKAGMDNAQGNAVISMDGDLQHPPELIPEMIQKWEEGYDVVFTFRTYPKEISFFKRKTSDIFYKLLSSLSDVNLTKGGGSDFRLLDARAVEVMRNFNEDDLFLRGLTSWMGFKQTGIDFTAAERLSGKSSYNLKKMFTFAFTGITAFSVKPLYLAAYLGFLFSALSVIGYGTYVVHSFIAKTEISGWASLIMTIVFFGGLQLIILGIMGIYLGKIFKQVKERPNYIIKNKKF; encoded by the coding sequence ATGAAGAAAATTTCAATTGTAATTCCCGCCTATAACGAAGAAGGAAATGTCGCTATGATCCATCAGAAAATTAAAGAAGTTTTTGATGGCTTACATAATTACGACTTTGAAATCATATTTGTAAATGATGGCAGCAGAGACAATACACAACAAAAATTAGAAGAACTTTCCAACCAATATGATGAAGTGAAATTCATTGAGTTTTCGAGAAATTTTGGCCATCAGCCCGCTGTAAAAGCAGGAATGGATAACGCTCAGGGAAATGCAGTTATTTCGATGGACGGAGACCTGCAGCATCCGCCAGAGCTTATTCCGGAAATGATTCAGAAATGGGAAGAAGGTTATGATGTAGTTTTTACTTTCAGAACTTATCCTAAAGAGATATCCTTTTTTAAAAGAAAAACATCAGACATATTTTACAAGCTTTTATCAAGTCTGTCAGACGTTAATTTGACGAAAGGAGGCGGATCAGATTTCAGATTACTGGATGCGAGGGCAGTGGAAGTGATGAGAAACTTTAATGAAGATGATTTATTCCTCAGAGGACTGACAAGCTGGATGGGTTTCAAACAAACAGGAATTGATTTTACCGCAGCAGAAAGGCTTTCAGGAAAAAGCAGCTACAATCTTAAGAAAATGTTCACTTTTGCCTTTACGGGAATCACAGCTTTCAGTGTAAAACCATTGTATTTGGCAGCTTATCTGGGGTTTTTATTTTCAGCACTTTCAGTAATCGGATATGGCACCTATGTGGTTCATTCTTTCATTGCAAAGACGGAGATCTCTGGTTGGGCATCATTGATTATGACCATTGTTTTCTTCGGAGGACTTCAGTTGATTATCCTCGGAATTATGGGGATTTATTTAGGTAAAATATTTAAACAGGTGAAAGAAAGACCTAATTATATTATTAAAAACAAAAAATTTTAG
- a CDS encoding polysaccharide deacetylase family protein codes for MVLLSFDIEEFDMPLEYKGEIPFEKQISISQTGLERILDILKKHNAKATFFSTVVFAENSRHLIERLLNEGHELASHTWFHSEFENKHLKESREKLEELFSTKVTGLRMPRMMPVDEKEVERAGYSYNSSINPTFLPGRYNNLKVSRTYFKKGNVTQVPASVSPNFRIPLFWLSFHNFPLSFYKKLASDTLKKDHYLNIYFHPWEFEEIKDEAFKLPGFTVKNSGKDMVERFDSFVGWLKQKGHTFGTFQEFQKQIQR; via the coding sequence ATGGTTTTATTGAGTTTTGATATTGAAGAATTTGATATGCCATTAGAATATAAGGGTGAAATTCCCTTTGAAAAGCAGATTTCAATTTCACAGACAGGATTAGAGAGAATACTTGACATCCTTAAAAAACATAATGCCAAAGCTACTTTCTTTTCCACAGTAGTTTTTGCAGAAAACAGCAGACACCTTATTGAAAGGTTATTAAATGAAGGCCATGAACTGGCTTCTCACACATGGTTTCATTCAGAATTTGAAAACAAACACCTGAAGGAATCAAGAGAAAAACTGGAAGAACTATTTTCCACAAAGGTGACAGGATTAAGAATGCCGAGAATGATGCCTGTAGATGAAAAAGAAGTAGAAAGAGCAGGGTATTCATACAATTCATCCATCAACCCTACGTTTTTGCCGGGAAGATATAATAATTTAAAAGTATCCAGAACCTATTTTAAGAAAGGAAATGTTACCCAGGTTCCGGCCTCTGTATCACCAAACTTCAGAATTCCTTTGTTTTGGCTGAGTTTTCACAACTTTCCGTTATCTTTCTATAAAAAGCTGGCTTCAGATACCTTGAAAAAGGACCATTATCTTAATATTTATTTCCATCCATGGGAATTTGAGGAAATCAAAGATGAAGCTTTTAAACTTCCTGGATTTACTGTAAAAAACTCAGGAAAAGATATGGTAGAAAGATTTGATTCGTTTGTAGGCTGGCTAAAACAAAAAGGACATACATTCGGTACATTCCAGGAATTCCAAAAACAGATACAACGATGA
- a CDS encoding glycosyltransferase family 4 protein: MKIAFDAKRFFHNTSGLGNYSRDLVRILSEYKPDNEYLLLNKNKSERGKGILERPNVQFIETSKGNFSRQLKMGKDAQKQEADIFHGLSGELPLKWDSRPIKKVVTIHDLIFVRYPQYYSFFDRKIHFWKFKKAADMADKIIAISEQTKRDIIQYLKVPETKIEVIYQGCHHAFKEQQSPELMQVVKEKFKLPERFILNVGTIEERKNLLNVVKAVNGTEIPLVVVGRKTKYYQKIERFLKKNKMEKQVLFLEGVSMDELACLYKLADIFVYPSFFEGFGIPVIEALFSKTVVVTSNTSCLPEAGGKDSVYVNPDNDLDIMAKLKFLWENESERKRREEKGFEFVQKFNDEPIAKELMNFYQKII, translated from the coding sequence ATGAAGATTGCCTTTGATGCAAAACGGTTTTTCCACAATACCTCAGGTCTGGGAAATTACTCAAGAGATCTTGTAAGAATTCTCTCCGAATACAAACCGGATAACGAATATCTGTTACTCAACAAAAATAAATCGGAGAGAGGGAAAGGTATTCTGGAACGCCCTAATGTTCAATTTATTGAAACCTCAAAAGGGAACTTTTCACGTCAGTTGAAAATGGGTAAAGATGCCCAAAAACAAGAAGCTGATATTTTCCATGGATTATCTGGCGAACTTCCTTTAAAATGGGATTCAAGACCTATTAAAAAGGTCGTTACCATTCATGATCTGATCTTTGTAAGATATCCGCAGTATTATTCTTTTTTTGACAGGAAAATCCATTTCTGGAAATTTAAAAAAGCGGCTGATATGGCTGATAAAATCATCGCTATTTCAGAACAGACCAAAAGAGATATTATTCAGTATTTAAAAGTTCCTGAGACAAAGATTGAAGTTATTTATCAGGGATGTCATCATGCTTTTAAAGAACAGCAGTCTCCGGAACTGATGCAGGTTGTAAAAGAAAAATTTAAGCTTCCGGAAAGGTTTATACTTAATGTTGGAACCATCGAAGAGCGCAAAAATCTTTTGAATGTTGTAAAAGCAGTCAACGGTACGGAAATTCCTCTTGTAGTTGTGGGACGAAAGACCAAATATTATCAGAAAATAGAACGTTTCCTGAAAAAAAACAAAATGGAAAAGCAAGTGCTCTTCCTTGAAGGAGTTTCTATGGACGAGCTGGCTTGTCTTTATAAACTGGCAGATATTTTTGTCTATCCGAGTTTCTTTGAAGGCTTTGGAATCCCTGTGATTGAGGCGCTTTTTTCTAAAACTGTTGTCGTTACCAGCAATACCAGTTGTCTGCCGGAAGCCGGAGGAAAAGACTCTGTGTATGTGAATCCGGATAATGATCTTGATATCATGGCTAAACTAAAATTTCTCTGGGAAAATGAATCCGAGAGAAAACGCCGTGAGGAAAAGGGTTTCGAGTTTGTTCAGAAGTTTAATGACGAACCCATTGCAAAAGAGCTGATGAATTTTTATCAAAAAATTATCTGA
- the hisG gene encoding ATP phosphoribosyltransferase — MSKLKIAIQKSGRLYEESLQLLKDCGIFVNNGKDQLKVSVDNFPMEIMYLRNSDIPQYLEDGVVDVAILGENLLIEKGKNITTIQKLGFSKCRVSLAVPKEVETDEISYFQGKKIATSYPNTLKSFLEKKGIVSDIHVISGSVEIAPNIGLADGICDIVSSGSTLFKNGLRETVTLLKSEAVLAQTPQLSTEKEAILEKFVFRIEAVLKAKNSKYILMNVPNEKIQKVAEVLPVLKSPTVIPLAEEGWSSIHSVIDEERFWEVIDELKDNGAQDILIIPIDKMVI, encoded by the coding sequence ATGAGTAAATTAAAAATTGCAATCCAAAAAAGCGGCCGGCTTTACGAAGAATCTCTACAGCTTCTCAAAGACTGCGGAATCTTTGTCAACAATGGTAAAGACCAACTCAAAGTTTCAGTAGATAACTTTCCGATGGAAATCATGTATCTTCGGAATTCAGACATCCCGCAATATCTGGAAGATGGAGTGGTAGATGTTGCTATTCTTGGCGAAAATCTTCTGATTGAAAAAGGTAAAAATATCACCACAATCCAGAAACTTGGATTTTCAAAATGCCGTGTTTCACTGGCTGTTCCCAAAGAAGTAGAGACCGACGAAATCTCTTATTTTCAGGGTAAAAAAATTGCTACCTCTTATCCTAATACTCTCAAAAGCTTTTTAGAAAAAAAAGGAATTGTATCAGACATTCACGTTATTTCAGGTTCTGTGGAAATTGCCCCTAATATTGGTCTGGCAGATGGAATATGTGATATTGTAAGCTCCGGAAGTACCTTATTTAAAAACGGATTAAGAGAAACCGTTACTTTGCTGAAATCGGAGGCTGTTTTGGCTCAAACGCCTCAGTTGTCAACTGAAAAAGAAGCCATTCTTGAAAAATTCGTATTCAGAATTGAAGCCGTTTTAAAAGCAAAAAATTCAAAATACATTCTGATGAATGTTCCCAACGAAAAAATCCAGAAAGTCGCTGAAGTTCTTCCCGTATTAAAGAGTCCTACAGTCATTCCATTGGCAGAAGAAGGCTGGAGCAGTATTCATTCTGTTATTGATGAAGAGCGCTTCTGGGAAGTGATTGATGAACTGAAAGACAATGGAGCCCAGGATATTTTAATCATCCCGATTGATAAAATGGTTATTTAG
- the hisD gene encoding histidinol dehydrogenase — protein sequence MKIYRYPTKKTWKDLVKRPVLEQKEISGLITEIFAEVEANGDKALIEFNRKFDKAETVTIKVSDAEIQDAEKQISDELKQAIQQAKENISRFHASQKQDIQKIETTKGVICWRENRAVEKVGIYIPGGTAPLFSTVLMLAVPANLAGCKEIILCTPPDKNGNINPAILYAAKLCGISKIFKTGGAQAVAAMTLGTESIPAVYKIFGPGNQFVVAAKEYAQRYGVAIDMPAGPSEVLIIADEQAVPEFCAADLLSQAEHGSDSQVVFITTDLKVFKETIEAVEQQIKDLPRNEFAGQALENSSFIVVNSLEEALEFSNLYAPEHLILAIDDFEKYIPEVQNAGSVFLGNYSCESAGDYASGTNHTLPTNAYAKNYSGVSLDSFVKKITFQQLSKEGLQNLGKTIELMAEAEGLFAHKNAVSIRLK from the coding sequence ATGAAAATATACAGATATCCTACAAAAAAAACCTGGAAAGATTTAGTAAAACGTCCTGTTCTTGAACAGAAAGAAATTTCGGGTTTGATCACAGAGATTTTTGCAGAAGTTGAAGCGAACGGAGATAAAGCTTTAATAGAATTCAACAGAAAGTTTGATAAAGCAGAAACGGTAACTATTAAAGTATCTGATGCAGAAATTCAGGATGCTGAAAAACAGATAAGTGATGAATTGAAACAGGCAATTCAGCAGGCAAAAGAAAATATTTCCAGATTTCACGCTTCTCAAAAACAGGATATTCAAAAAATAGAGACGACAAAAGGGGTGATTTGCTGGCGCGAAAACCGCGCTGTAGAGAAAGTAGGGATTTATATTCCCGGAGGAACTGCTCCTTTATTTTCTACAGTACTGATGCTGGCGGTGCCTGCAAACCTGGCGGGTTGTAAAGAAATCATTCTGTGTACACCACCGGATAAAAACGGAAATATTAATCCTGCGATTCTGTATGCAGCAAAGCTTTGCGGAATTTCAAAAATCTTTAAAACAGGCGGCGCTCAGGCTGTAGCAGCTATGACTTTAGGTACAGAGAGTATTCCTGCGGTGTATAAAATTTTCGGTCCGGGAAATCAGTTTGTTGTAGCTGCCAAAGAATATGCTCAGCGTTACGGAGTCGCCATCGATATGCCTGCAGGTCCGAGTGAAGTTCTTATCATAGCTGATGAGCAGGCTGTTCCTGAGTTTTGTGCAGCCGATCTTCTTTCACAGGCAGAACACGGAAGTGATAGCCAGGTTGTTTTTATTACTACAGACCTTAAAGTGTTTAAAGAGACGATAGAGGCTGTTGAACAGCAAATCAAAGACTTACCCAGAAATGAATTTGCAGGTCAGGCTTTAGAAAACAGCTCTTTTATTGTAGTGAATTCGTTGGAAGAAGCCCTTGAATTCAGTAATCTTTATGCTCCGGAACACCTTATTCTTGCCATTGATGATTTTGAAAAATATATTCCGGAGGTTCAGAATGCAGGTTCCGTTTTCCTTGGTAACTATTCTTGTGAAAGTGCAGGAGATTATGCCAGCGGAACCAATCACACGCTTCCTACCAATGCTTATGCAAAAAATTACAGTGGCGTATCGCTGGATAGCTTTGTAAAGAAAATAACATTTCAGCAGCTTTCAAAAGAAGGTCTTCAGAATCTAGGAAAAACAATAGAACTCATGGCAGAAGCAGAAGGCCTGTTTGCCCACAAAAATGCAGTATCCATAAGATTAAAATAA
- the hisC gene encoding histidinol-phosphate transaminase, translating into MKNNSIKTLVRENILQLQPYISFRDHNEFNAPVMLDANESPFGECNRYPDSTQKKLKSRLAVLKNVSPSQIAIGNGSDELIDLIIKIFCEPKKDAILMMNPSFAMYGFYATINENKVLKLDLDENFEIVKDNFLKTAADPSLKIFFLCSPNNPTGNSIDDIEFYLQNFNGIVVVDEAYIEFSEKKSSLELLNKYPNLIVLQTFSKAWGIAGARVGMAYSSEEITSLINTVKAPYNVNILSQELILNTLDQENRLQENVNRILEERAWLKQQFEGITCISKVFSTDANFFLIKMENVDNVYGKMLEEEILTSRRDPAIPGCIRINVGNRAENEKLINLLKGI; encoded by the coding sequence ATGAAAAATAATAGTATCAAAACTTTAGTAAGAGAAAATATATTACAATTACAGCCCTACATTAGTTTCAGGGATCACAATGAATTTAATGCTCCTGTTATGCTGGATGCCAATGAAAGTCCTTTCGGAGAATGCAACCGTTACCCGGATTCTACCCAGAAAAAGCTTAAAAGCAGGCTTGCGGTACTTAAAAATGTTTCTCCCTCACAGATTGCCATAGGAAACGGAAGCGATGAGCTGATAGACCTTATCATTAAAATTTTCTGTGAGCCTAAAAAAGATGCCATTCTGATGATGAATCCTTCTTTTGCAATGTATGGTTTCTATGCAACAATTAATGAAAATAAGGTCTTGAAACTAGATTTGGATGAAAATTTTGAAATCGTAAAAGACAATTTCTTAAAGACGGCCGCAGATCCTTCATTGAAGATTTTCTTTTTATGCTCGCCCAATAACCCTACCGGAAACAGTATTGATGATATTGAATTTTATCTTCAGAATTTCAACGGAATTGTTGTGGTAGATGAAGCTTATATAGAATTTTCTGAGAAAAAGTCAAGTTTGGAGCTTTTGAATAAATACCCCAATCTGATTGTTTTGCAAACTTTTTCTAAAGCGTGGGGAATTGCTGGAGCGAGAGTAGGAATGGCTTATTCATCCGAAGAAATTACCAGTCTGATCAATACGGTTAAAGCACCTTATAACGTAAATATATTGAGCCAGGAACTCATTTTAAATACACTGGATCAGGAAAACAGACTTCAGGAAAATGTAAACCGTATTTTGGAAGAAAGAGCATGGCTGAAGCAACAGTTTGAAGGAATTACGTGTATTTCTAAAGTATTTTCAACGGATGCCAATTTCTTCCTGATTAAAATGGAAAATGTAGACAATGTGTATGGAAAAATGCTTGAAGAAGAGATTTTAACCAGCAGAAGAGATCCTGCCATTCCGGGATGTATCAGAATCAATGTAGGAAATCGTGCAGAAAATGAAAAATTAATTAATCTTTTAAAAGGAATATAG
- the hisB gene encoding bifunctional histidinol-phosphatase/imidazoleglycerol-phosphate dehydratase HisB — translation MKKVLFIDRDGTLIVEPPTDFQVDSLEKLEFYPGVFQNLSKIVNELDYELVMVTNQDGLGTGSFPEEDFIKPHEKMIQAFENEGIIFSDILIDKSFEYENLPTRKPGIGMLGKYMYGNYDLENSYVIGDRATDIQLAKNMKSKAIYLNQNFNNEAELSTTKWSEIYKFLKSGMRKAEVSRKTNETDIKIEVNLDGNGRSDISTGLHFFDHMLDQIARHGNMDLTVKVNGDLAVDEHHTIEDTGIVLGEAVLKALGKKKGIERYGFLLPMDDCLSQVAIDFGGRPWLVWDAPFKREKIGDMPTEMFFHFFKSFTDASKCNLNIKAEGDNEHHKIESIFKAFAKAVKMAVNQSDTNYSLPSTKGSL, via the coding sequence ATGAAAAAAGTACTCTTTATAGACCGCGACGGAACGCTGATTGTTGAACCACCCACAGATTTTCAGGTAGATTCTCTGGAAAAGCTTGAGTTTTATCCGGGAGTTTTTCAAAATCTTTCAAAAATTGTTAATGAGCTGGATTATGAATTGGTGATGGTAACTAATCAGGATGGGCTGGGAACGGGCAGTTTTCCCGAAGAAGATTTCATAAAACCTCATGAAAAAATGATACAGGCATTTGAAAACGAAGGGATTATTTTTAGTGATATTTTAATAGATAAAAGCTTTGAATATGAAAATCTTCCTACCAGAAAACCAGGAATCGGAATGCTGGGAAAATACATGTATGGCAACTATGATCTGGAAAATTCGTATGTAATTGGTGATAGAGCTACGGATATACAACTTGCTAAAAATATGAAGTCTAAAGCTATTTATCTTAATCAAAACTTTAATAATGAAGCTGAACTGTCTACAACAAAATGGTCTGAGATTTATAAGTTCTTAAAATCAGGAATGAGGAAGGCTGAAGTCTCCCGTAAAACCAATGAAACAGATATTAAAATTGAAGTTAATCTTGATGGAAACGGACGTTCAGATATTTCAACAGGGCTTCACTTTTTTGATCATATGTTGGACCAGATTGCGAGACACGGGAATATGGATCTTACGGTTAAAGTAAACGGAGATCTTGCCGTAGATGAGCACCACACGATAGAAGATACAGGAATTGTGCTGGGAGAAGCTGTTTTAAAAGCTTTAGGAAAGAAAAAAGGGATCGAACGATATGGTTTCCTGCTTCCAATGGATGACTGTCTTTCTCAGGTGGCTATTGATTTCGGCGGCAGACCCTGGTTAGTATGGGATGCTCCGTTTAAAAGAGAAAAGATTGGGGATATGCCTACCGAAATGTTTTTTCACTTCTTTAAATCCTTTACAGATGCTTCAAAATGCAACCTGAATATCAAAGCGGAAGGAGACAATGAGCACCACAAAATTGAATCTATCTTTAAAGCCTTTGCAAAAGCCGTTAAAATGGCAGTGAATCAATCAGATACTAATTACAGCCTGCCTTCTACAAAAGGAAGTTTATAA